GAGTCCTATAATCCTATTTAAACAATTTTAGTGGGAAAGAAGTATTGTTGATTACTTCAATTTTATATAGGAGATGGTTTATATTATTCTGTAGATACTTATTAGCACCATCAAAAGGGCTTTAACATGAGTTTTATAAAGTTGTCCAATTTAATCGAAGAGCTTAAGATCATTGGGGAACAGGGAATACCAGTTCTAATTGAAGGTCAAAAAGATGAAAGGGCCTTGAGAGAACTAGGGGTCAACGGTAATTTCATAAAAGTTTCCGGTTCAGGACTTAAACTCTTTGAGATAGCGGAGATAGCAGCTCAATCATCATCAAGAGTAGTTATATTAACTGACTTTGATCGAAAAGGCAATCAACTTGCCAAAAGATTATCAGAGGATATTCAAAGCCTCGGTTCTCATCCGGACCTCCGATTAAGGAGAACCATAATGGGTATAACCCGTCGTTTTATTAAGGATATCGAGAGCCTCCCTCGGCATATGGAACAACTGGAACTTGAAGAAAACCCATCTGGTGGGCAATGGTATTACTATCACTAGTAGTATTATCCAGATACTGATACTTCAGGCTGCATGACTACGCCTCATTATCAGCAGTATCTATACATTGATGGAGGCCCAAAAAATGGGAAAAGAAGAAATCAGTACAACTAAATATCTTATTCACGCTCAAATAAATGCTAACGGAATTGTGGAGAAACCAGATGTGGTTGGTGCCATATTCGGACAAACAGAAGGACTTTTAAGTAATGATTTGGATTTAAGGGAACTACAAAAAACCGGCAGAATCGGCAGGATCAAAGTGAATATCAACTCAAAAGCAGGCCGATCCAAAGGGGAAATAGTTATTCCCTCCAGTCTCGACCGGGTGGAAACCGCCATCCTGGCTGCATCCCTGGAAACCATAAACCGGGTAGGTCCCTGCGAAGCCTACATACAGGTTAACAAAGTGGAAGATGTAAGGGCAGTTAAAAGAAGGAAAGTAGTGGACCGTGCCAAAGAGCTCTATAAGGGGATGATGGAAGAAGTCACCCCGGAAAGCCTCAAAATGATTGAAGAGGTTAAAGAAGCCATGCGTATCCACGAAATCACTGATTTCGGTCATGATAAACTTCCTGCAGGACCCAATGTAGCATCATCCGACGCAATCCTGGTGGTGGAAGGCCGTGCCGATGTTTTAAACCTACTCCGCTACGGTGTGAAGAATGCCATAGCAGTGGAGGGAGTCAGCGTACCCAAAACCGTGGCCGAACTCACCAAGAAAAAAACCGTAACTGCCTTCTTAGATGGAGACCGGGGCGGTGACTTAATTCTCAAGGAACTTCTCCAGGTAGGGGAACTGGACTATGTAACCCGTGCCCCTCGCGGTAAAGAAGTGGAAGATCTCACCAAAGATGAAGTAATGGTAGCTTTACGGGATAAAATACCGGTAGAACAGATATATCATGACCTGGGAATAAAACTGGATAAACCAGAAAAGAAACCAGCAGACAAAACCCCTGATAAAATCAAATTACTCAAAGGAATACTCAAAGATGTGGAAGGCTCAGGGAACGCAGAAATCCTGGATGATGCTTTAAACATCCTCAAAGAAGTGAAAGTAGAATCCCTCTACGATGAAATAAAAGGTTTACAGAATGAGGGTGCCTACGCTGTGGTTTTTGATGGAGTGGTAAGTCAGAGACTGGTTGACATCGCCAAGGAAAAAGGATTAAAACAGATTGTGGCAGTACGAATGAGTGAAGTTGTTAAAAAACCAAGTCCACTGAAGATCATTACCCGATAGAATATTTGGGATGAATAGTGATAATTTACTCTTTCGAGCAATCTAAACTTACTAGATTACCGATGATAGTTGCAGTGGCCTGTAACTATCAAAACATTTTATTTTCATTTATTATACAATTTTTTTAATTTATCCACCAGGATTTCATACAAAACCCTAAAATAGGGGGTAAAAAATTTTTGAGGTGTTATTATGTATATTAACATGAAAAATGAATCTTTAAGAGATTTCCAGAGTACTGCTGATATTCAAATACCTCAAGATCCGCTTGAAAGGGTTATTGGGCATGATGATATTATAAAATTTGTTAAAATAGCTGCTAAACAGCGTAGAAATCTCCTTTTGGTTGGACCTCCTGGGATAGGAAAATCTCTCATAGCTAAAGCCATCTCAGTACACCTAACTAAACCACAAGAAGAAATCACGGTTGTTCAAAATCCAGAAAGACCAGAACGGCCCTTTGTAGAAATTAAAACCCGTAAAGAAATAGAAAGTGAAATCAAAGAGTTAAGGAGAGCTGAGGGGGAATTGGTCAGTCCCCAGGATGTTCCAGAATTGGTGGCAGAACGACTTGGATTCCGCTGCCCGAACTGTGAAAGCTACACCAGCGCCTATCAAAGTATCTGCCCTCAATGTGGGGCAGACAAATATTCCCATATTAACGCCCGTCGGAAAAACCTGGGGGATCTTTTGGGAATGTTTGAGATGAACAGTGGTCCAGTGAGCATTCCCCAGGACAGGGTTACCACCACCCGCATGAATCAGGGTAGGGAAGAGGTGGTGATTTACCAGCGATCAGATGGGGATAAAATTAAAATACTGGACCAGCACGCCCTGGAAAAGAGAAGGGAAATGGTTGAGGAAAAACCCAAAAACATAATTGTCCCCCTGGAAAGAAAAAGTTTCATCCAGGCAACCGGGGCCAGTGAAACAGAATTACTGGGTGATGTCCGCCATGATCCATATGGAGGACATCCTGATCTTGGAACACAGCCATACGAACGGGTTGTTCCCGGTGCAGTTCATGAGGCACATGAAGGAGTGCTTTTCATTGATGAAATAGTTCATATAGCATCTCTGCAGCGTTATATCTTGAGTGCCATGCAGGATAAGGTGTTTCCCATTGTGGGCCGAAACCCCCAAAGCGCAGGAAGTTCAGTGAAAGTGGAAGATGTTCCCTGTGATTTCATCTTCGTAGCGGCCTGCAACATCCGGGATATACAGTACATATTACCTCCGTTACGCTCCCGTATCCAGGGAGAAGGGTATGAAATACTAATGCGCACCACTATGCCGGATAACATGGAAAACCAGGCTAAAATGGCACAGTTCGTGGCCCAGGAGATTGAACTGGATGGGAAAATACCCCATGCCACCAGGAGTGCAGTTGAAATAATTGTGGAAGAGGCCCGGAGAAGAGCACGTGTTATAGATGACCAGAGTGATGCCCTGACTTTAAGACTTCGTGATCTGGGTGGTCTAGTGCGAATGGCCGGTGATATGGCAGTTATGGATGGAAGTTCTTTAATTGGAGATAAACACATAAAATTCGCTGTTAAAAATGCCATATCCATTGAGGACCAAATTCTGGAACGTTACCAATCCTTTGAACAGGCCATGGATCGTGATCTTTCCAGTTCACAGAAAATGCATTCTGTTGGAAAAGGCACACCCAACGACCATGTGGACCGTAGCTACCTTTAAAGACCCATTATTCTTTGGGTTTATTTTTTTTGTTTTTAATTTGAAGTTGTACTATTAATCCAATATTAATTTGGAAAATGAAAAGATTTAATTATTTCAAGTGGGATACTGTTATAAAGATAGCTTGTATTTTAGTTTAACCAATAAAAAAATTTATTATTGATACTATGAACCATTATTCCAACGGAAACTGGAAATCATCACAGGGGGATCCCACCCAAATCAAAAGATTCATGGGAACTGCTTCTGAATACCCTCAGGAAAAGAACTTTTTAGAAGCCTTTGACCTTCCGGAAATGATGGAAGACTATCTATTTGAACTGGAAATACGTAACTACTCACGTAACACTATTAAAACATACAGATCCATCATCAACAATTTCTACAAGTTCCTAAGGGGCGAAAAGGAATTATATGATGAAAGGCAGGTTTTAAGGGGTTTTAAACGTTACATACGTTATCTGAAGCGAGAGAAAAATGTTTCACAGAATTATATTTACCTGGTTACGGTGGTGGTCAAGAAATTCTTTGAGTTCGGTGGGATACACATCCTGGAGGAGGTTAAGACTCCTAAAAGAACCAAATCTCTTCCTAAATCCCTTAATGAGGAGGAGGTTAAAAGTCTAATTAACGCTCTGGATACTCATGATCCTTTGGATTCAGCATCTATTACATCAGAATCTCTAAAAATTAGGAATAAGCTATTATTAGCCTTGTTATACTCTTCAGGTCTGCGCGTGTCGGAGCTGGTGACTATTCAAACTAACCATGTGGATTTGGATGAGAGAACCATCCGGATCAGGGGAAAAGGTGAAAAAGACAGAATAGTTCTTTTTGATGACGCCACCAAATTAATGATTGAGGATTTCCTGGAAAAAAGAACCTGTGAGAGTGAATACCTTTTTGTGAATCGTTCTGGAAATCATCTCACACCCCGCTATGTGCAGATGATGATAAAGGATTATGCACGGGTAGCAGGTATTAAAAAGAAAGTAACTCCTCATATATTACGGCATTCATTTGCCACACACCTATTAAAAAATGGTGTGGATATCAGGGCAATTCAACAGCTTTTAGGGCACTCTAACTTGTCTACAACTCAAATATATACTAGTGTGGATATGGAGACGCTTAAAAATGTCTATGACCGTGCTAAATTGCGTTGAATATTTATCATCTCAACATTTCATATTATTCTTTTAAAGATTCGTAATGGATTTACTGATTTTCCTGAAATTCAATCTTAATAAATGGTGATGATCTTAATTAATAGATGTTATTTAATAACTTTTAATACTATTTTAATAATATTCAATGGTACATACTGGAATAGGTTAGCTTGGATGGTAAATTTATTCTATTTGTATCCCTCAGATCAATTTTTGATATTAATTCTATTTTCTATTCTTTTTTCTTGGAGAATTTTCGAAAAAATTTTGGAAAAATATTTAATCAATAAAATCGATAAACGATATTGGAATAAGATATTGATATTAGATATCGAATATCGATATTAATGGATAGATGTACTAATGGGTAAATCAGTACCAAAGAGGTATAAAATGACATTAAATCGAAAATTCTTCCTGGGTTTTATCCGGATACACATACTATACCATGCCAGTAAAGAAGAGATATACGGGGTTCAAATGATACAGGAACTTAAAAATCACGGTTATGATGTTAGTCCTGGAACAATGTATCCTATTCTGCACTCACTGGAGGGTGAAGGTTTTTTAAAATGTAGAAAAGTAAATGTGCAGGGTAAAATCAGGAAATATTATAAAATAACATCCAAAGGACAGAAAATCCTCAAGGAATCCCGTCAGAAAACAGTTGAACTCATCAATGAAGTTATGAAATAAAAAAAATTGAATTGTCATGAAGATATTTTAGGGCGAAAATGTTTAGGAATGAAATCCAACTAAGTTTAATCTGGAGATCCAACTATGTTAATCTGGAGTTTTAACTAAGTTAATCTGGAAAATATGGGGTAAATCTATGTTAAACATCAAATTTAAGCTATCTAAAGACATGGTGAAGGATAATGCACTTAAATTTATAGTTCTCCTGGGCTTTGTAAGCTTACTGGGGGATATGACCTATGAAGGTGCTAGAAGCATTACCGGGCCATACTTGTCTTTACTGGGGGCCAGTGCCGCTGCGGTAGGTTTTGTATCCGGGTTTGGTGAACTAGTGGGTTATTCTCTCCGGTTTGCTTCTGGTTATCTGGCAGATAAAAGCAGGCAATACTGGGCCCTGACCATAATTGGCTATGCTGTGAATCTCCTGGCAGTGCCTCTTCTTGCTCTTGCCGGGAACTGGCCAATGGCAGCCCTACTATTGATCGCTGAAAGAATGGGTAAGGCTATCAGAACTCCTCCCCGGGATGTGATGTTATCCCATGCCACCTCACAGGTGGGTCGTGGTTGGGGATTTGGCCTGCACGAGGCCATGGATCAAATTGGAGCAATATTGGGGCCCCTGATAGTTGCGATTATCTTATATGTCTATGGTAATTACCAGACTGGTTTTGCATTTCTCCTATTACCAGCAATTCTAGCATTAGCTGTCCTGGTTACCTCTAAATTCCTCTACCCCCATCCACATGACTTGGAAGTTCAAGTACCAAAACTAAAAACCAAGGGTTTAATGAAGGTTTACTGGATATACATCGTTGCGGTGGTTTTTATTGCCCTAGGATTTGCTGATTTTCCACTGGTGGCCTACCACTTCCAGAAGGTTCAACTGGTTGCCCCGGTGATGATCCCCATTTTCTACTCGGTAGCAATGGGTGTGGATGCCCTGGCAGCCCTTCTGTTCGGAAGATTATTTGATAAGATGGGGATGTGGGCCCTGATAATGGCAGTTATGTGTTCTGCTTTTTTTGCACCCATGGTATTCTGGGGTGACTTTAACTTGGCGTTACTGGGGATGGCACTATGGGGCGTGGGTATGGGGGCTCAAGAATCCATAATGAGAGCCGCAGTGGCTGAAATGTCCCCAGTTAAGGTAAGAGGTTCAGCATATGGGGTTTTCAGTATTATCTATGGTTTTTCATGGTTTGCAGGCAGTTTCATCCTTGGCCTACTATATGATTTTTCATTCACTGCCATGGTGATGTTTTCACTGGGCGCACAGCTTTTATCGGTGATGCCCCTATTTGTAATCCGGAATTATCGTCCTTAGAATGATATTGACACTGTCAAAAACTTGGGGGTTTTTGAAATTTGTGTTTTGATAAACAATTTGGTTATCCTTGTTTAAACTCATTATTTCCTGAAATAAAAAACTAAAAACTTTTATAATAAGGGGAGCATAGTATTTTCTATGCTAAACAGAAAAATACTTGCTCCAATTGATAGTTTGTTTGATCAGAGTTATAAACTTTCCTATTTTTGTGAAGATTTATCGAAATATGAGGAAAATCATTTAAAATCGATTGAAAGAGATGATAATGTATTTAATTCGTTGAATACTTGGTATAAAAAGGATATTTTTCATATTGAGGTGCTGGTTTCTTTTTGTCCGGAGTGTTTCAGTAAATCTGTGATTAAAAATGGAGTTAAAGAAAGAAAACTTTATTTTTATGATGAAGGAGTTGTTAACGCTGAAATTCAAATGTACAAGTGTAAAAAATGTGGTAAAAAGTTTAAAACAGATATATCAGACATTGTAGATGATAATAGTAACTTTTCAAATGAATTCAAAGAAAAATGCGTTGAATTAGCTGGTTTATTCTTGGGATCAATCCGTAAAATTGCTTATAAAATTAAAAAAGACACGGGGATCAGTGTTTCAAGGCAAACAATTGAAAACTGGATACTTGGATATGAAATCCCTAAAAAAGAAGTAAAAAATCTTTATAG
This DNA window, taken from Methanobacterium subterraneum, encodes the following:
- a CDS encoding toprim domain-containing protein, coding for MSFIKLSNLIEELKIIGEQGIPVLIEGQKDERALRELGVNGNFIKVSGSGLKLFEIAEIAAQSSSRVVILTDFDRKGNQLAKRLSEDIQSLGSHPDLRLRRTIMGITRRFIKDIESLPRHMEQLELEENPSGGQWYYYH
- the dnaG gene encoding DNA primase DnaG, producing MGKEEISTTKYLIHAQINANGIVEKPDVVGAIFGQTEGLLSNDLDLRELQKTGRIGRIKVNINSKAGRSKGEIVIPSSLDRVETAILAASLETINRVGPCEAYIQVNKVEDVRAVKRRKVVDRAKELYKGMMEEVTPESLKMIEEVKEAMRIHEITDFGHDKLPAGPNVASSDAILVVEGRADVLNLLRYGVKNAIAVEGVSVPKTVAELTKKKTVTAFLDGDRGGDLILKELLQVGELDYVTRAPRGKEVEDLTKDEVMVALRDKIPVEQIYHDLGIKLDKPEKKPADKTPDKIKLLKGILKDVEGSGNAEILDDALNILKEVKVESLYDEIKGLQNEGAYAVVFDGVVSQRLVDIAKEKGLKQIVAVRMSEVVKKPSPLKIITR
- a CDS encoding ATP-binding protein → MYINMKNESLRDFQSTADIQIPQDPLERVIGHDDIIKFVKIAAKQRRNLLLVGPPGIGKSLIAKAISVHLTKPQEEITVVQNPERPERPFVEIKTRKEIESEIKELRRAEGELVSPQDVPELVAERLGFRCPNCESYTSAYQSICPQCGADKYSHINARRKNLGDLLGMFEMNSGPVSIPQDRVTTTRMNQGREEVVIYQRSDGDKIKILDQHALEKRREMVEEKPKNIIVPLERKSFIQATGASETELLGDVRHDPYGGHPDLGTQPYERVVPGAVHEAHEGVLFIDEIVHIASLQRYILSAMQDKVFPIVGRNPQSAGSSVKVEDVPCDFIFVAACNIRDIQYILPPLRSRIQGEGYEILMRTTMPDNMENQAKMAQFVAQEIELDGKIPHATRSAVEIIVEEARRRARVIDDQSDALTLRLRDLGGLVRMAGDMAVMDGSSLIGDKHIKFAVKNAISIEDQILERYQSFEQAMDRDLSSSQKMHSVGKGTPNDHVDRSYL
- the xerA gene encoding site-specific tyrosine recombinase/integron integrase; the protein is MNHYSNGNWKSSQGDPTQIKRFMGTASEYPQEKNFLEAFDLPEMMEDYLFELEIRNYSRNTIKTYRSIINNFYKFLRGEKELYDERQVLRGFKRYIRYLKREKNVSQNYIYLVTVVVKKFFEFGGIHILEEVKTPKRTKSLPKSLNEEEVKSLINALDTHDPLDSASITSESLKIRNKLLLALLYSSGLRVSELVTIQTNHVDLDERTIRIRGKGEKDRIVLFDDATKLMIEDFLEKRTCESEYLFVNRSGNHLTPRYVQMMIKDYARVAGIKKKVTPHILRHSFATHLLKNGVDIRAIQQLLGHSNLSTTQIYTSVDMETLKNVYDRAKLR
- a CDS encoding PadR family transcriptional regulator; translated protein: MTLNRKFFLGFIRIHILYHASKEEIYGVQMIQELKNHGYDVSPGTMYPILHSLEGEGFLKCRKVNVQGKIRKYYKITSKGQKILKESRQKTVELINEVMK
- a CDS encoding MFS transporter; amino-acid sequence: MLNIKFKLSKDMVKDNALKFIVLLGFVSLLGDMTYEGARSITGPYLSLLGASAAAVGFVSGFGELVGYSLRFASGYLADKSRQYWALTIIGYAVNLLAVPLLALAGNWPMAALLLIAERMGKAIRTPPRDVMLSHATSQVGRGWGFGLHEAMDQIGAILGPLIVAIILYVYGNYQTGFAFLLLPAILALAVLVTSKFLYPHPHDLEVQVPKLKTKGLMKVYWIYIVAVVFIALGFADFPLVAYHFQKVQLVAPVMIPIFYSVAMGVDALAALLFGRLFDKMGMWALIMAVMCSAFFAPMVFWGDFNLALLGMALWGVGMGAQESIMRAAVAEMSPVKVRGSAYGVFSIIYGFSWFAGSFILGLLYDFSFTAMVMFSLGAQLLSVMPLFVIRNYRP